The following DNA comes from Cuculus canorus isolate bCucCan1 chromosome 7, bCucCan1.pri, whole genome shotgun sequence.
ATTAgttctttgttatttttgcatCTCTTTAGTCAATGCACTGGGCTGTCCAATGTAAGAAGGACCAAATGCTGGAACCTCCTGACTTGAATAATAGCAACAACATAAATAATGAGATTTGGACCCAACAGACTGAAAACAATGAAGAGGGATTGTCAGATGGGGACCGGGAGCAAGAAGATGTTGTAATTCCTGATGTGAAACCACAGCCTTCAAGTAATCCAGACTCCCCAAGTAAGTCCAAACAGCAGTTACAGAAAATTGCAGTATCCAGGGACTGGCCTGCAACGGAGGCTTTTAGTCATGAGAAATTCTTCTccagaataaaatgtttaattggTAGCTTTTTTGATGTGGTtttgggttggggttttggtttgggttttatgttgtttatttaatttttaagctttCAAACCTTTGTTCCTCTCTACCCCGTGTCTGCTCACTTCATTGCTAATAAAACCGAAAactgtggaaggaaaaaaaatgcatttttttctaaaatcaaaaggaaaagttcagTTTTGCTGCTAtatcaaaatttttaaaaaaggcaattattgtcagtgattttttaaaaataactttaaaaattataaataaaccATTCAGGTactatatgtatttattttctttcttcagcattCAGTATTTACGCCTAGTTTGCATCTGACGAGTTAGCGAGGAGTAAAAATTGAGACTTGAAGGCTTCTTTGGTATTTAAACTGGTTTTGTAAAAAATTGTGCGTGCCTCAGAATAAAAGTGTGTTTCAAAAGTCATTATCTGGCCAGTTACTATTCGCTGTCTGTCGTTTCGGTTAATACACCTGTTATCAATGTTTACTTACCACAGTGGCTACCCTCTGTTCTGCTTGATCCTTCAGGAGCTTTATAATCTTAGGCTTATGTTATCAGAGAACTATTAAACAAAGTCCTGCCATTTCTTCCCAGCTTGAtcaaacaggaaattaaattgaACTGTGAGGGTAGCAAAACTTAATTTAATCCCAAACATTTGTGGAATGAAGAAAATAGATAAGAAAATTCTACAAACAGATGTGTGTGAGGCAtaactgaaaaatttaaattgaaaatttaTGCTCTATAAATATAATTATACTTcgccttttttttaaattaaatcatcACTGTATCCTTTTTAAACACTAAAATTtcactgtaaagaaaacatcaacTTGTTCCTTGTAATCAtggactcatagaatggtttgagttggaagggatgcTTAAAGAGGGTCATTAGACCCCTTAAAGGCCCTCATCTGGTGTGACCCCCCTGCACtaagcagagacatcttcaaccagatcaggttgctcagagccttgtccaacctgaccttaaGTGTTtctgggatggggcatctaccatgtctctgggcagcctattccagtacttcaccactctcacgataaaaatttcttctttacgTCTAGTTTAAGGTCTAATGGTGAGTTTCCTTTGcaggtgttttctttccataatttttttaggttttaatttaattttcacagaTTTGAATGGGAACAAACCCATCAAATGCCTGCTTAATTTGTCCAGCATGCGTATGTTTATATTAACAAATAttagaatgtatttatttgacAGGGTCTGCATGCACTTCAGTGTTCATTCTTAATGTCAGGGTGTCGATAATGCTTTTGCTTTGGTCCAGGAAAATTTATTATATTGGATTCCACTTTAAAGCTGGGATATTTTCAGTTGCTGTCTGCTGACCTGTGAGAATTGTGGACTACAACTCCACGTAGCTATTTCAACCAGAATAAGATTTTAACACTAAGTCTGGTAATAGGTTTCAGCTTCCTGAAGCAGGAAGATCATGTTTTAGTTATTAACAGCCCATGATCATAAAAACATAGAGCAGGGGGCTGAAAAGCTCCTGTACTCCCTTGTGCATTGAAAGGACCATTTGTACCTTCCCTCCACACTGCTGCCTTTCATGTACTTAGAGATTTATCACATCACTCACTATCTTATCTTCTTTAGCTTAAGCAAGTGCAATTTGTTCAGCTCTTCTTTATAAGTCCTATTTTCTGCACTGCCATCATTCTTCCTGTTCTCTTTCGGACTCTTCCCAGCTGATGTATATCTTGAAGTTCAGTGTTCGCTTGAGTTCTTGTTCAAATGGTGCCAAGAACACAGAGGTTGTGTCTGCTCGTCAAGAGCACCAGAAGTGAACAATTTTTTACATACTTTTTTGGGAGAAGATTATCAAGTATTGTTTCAGACAACTTAGTTTTACACATGTTTATAATAATTTActtgcctttctctttttgtcctCAGGATTTTCAGAGGCAAACTACCTACACTTGCGTTTCCGCTGGTCAGGGGATGCTCCATCAGAGCTTCTGAGGAAATTCAGGAACTATGAGATCTAAAATGCCAACTACGCAAGAGTGTTAGATCATCTCTTCAAcaactcagtatttttttttgtcagcagttataagttatttgtattttgtattccTTCATTGTGGTACGAAAGTTGTttgaataaatgttttaataagGCTTTGTTAACACACATGCTATGAGCATTACAGatggaggtttttttgtttaataagcAAAATTTAATAAGCGAAGCCCTTCTCAGTATTAACATAAAGTGATTTTGTGAAGTTATCTAGAATTTTATATAGTTTTGTATCCTTAATCATTGTGTAgttaatagcatttttttcagtactgtgATATTATAAAGAATTATTCTCGGTAGAACCAGAAGCCAATGTTAGACTCTAGCATATCGTCCTATTTGGTCATGTTCCAAAAGCTATACGAGAGTGAGCTTTAAACAAAACTGTGCTTATTTCTGAACTGTGTACCTGGTTCACTTCTCTATCGCATAGTGCTTTCCTGTAGTGATTTGCAATGCATCCATGCACAACACTGTTACAAACATAACTTGTTGGAGAATTGTGATCTTACCATACAGATGAAGTAAGAACTATTTATTATCCAAGAAGGTCACTGTGATAGATCAAACTCTCTTAAAAATCCCTTGCTTTCTATTTTAACAAGTACACTTTTTGCACCAGCTGTTTATTTTGGAAGGCAGTTCCAGAACTTCACTTCTCTCATTAACAGCTTTAATCTTATTAAGATTTATTGATCGTTGACTGATAGCCCTTGTACGTGTGCCAGCGTTGTCCTGTGGCTTAATTGTAatttccctccctgctctggcCTGGCAGATAGAGTCTTATCAGGGCTTTATATTGTGAGGAGTGAAGAACCAGGCCAGTCAGCATTAATGTATGCAAAAGCTCACATTAAAGTTTTTTGATGTTTTGGGCAATTCTTCAGATTCTACATcgtgtttatttattttgtatttgctttcttctttgtaaaCCTGACTAATGTATCCGGTATTGACATTGTGTTTTTGTGCAGGCAAGTTATTCCATCAGCAACAAATAAAACTTCATGCATACAGATGGaggttgttttcatttttcaaaactgaaatcctCTACCCACCACAGAGATCCCTTTTGAGTTTCGTGTTCCTTTACTGGGTGGAAGCTTAAGGGAGACCAGTTATGAATCCTGGGTGTCTCCATGGAAAGCCTAACCTGAAAACTACAGTGTTCTCCCAACATGGAAACAATACTGTgatgtctgtctctctctggaGTGACACGTTTGGCTCTGCTGTGCGGGGTATGAGGTGCTGACTGACTactctgcttctgtttgctACAAATCATAACACAAGTGCATGTCAATGGGCCCCGATAATAAGTACATCTTGTTAACCTCATTACTGTGTTTATTCTGATGCTAGTTTTCTTTACAGGAGATAATACCAGTGTTAACGCTGGTTGTGTTTGTACGAGTTTATAAAAGCTCAAAGTACTGATGTTCTGCTGATGCAGCTGCATCAGTCCTATATTTGATGGCATCAGTAGCAACAG
Coding sequences within:
- the DNAJC12 gene encoding dnaJ homolog subfamily C member 12, with protein sequence MDAILNCRPDDLEDYYKLLGCDELSTVEQILAEFKIKALECHPDKHPGNPRAVENFQKLQQAKEILTNDESRARYDYWRRSKITIPFQQWEALSNSVKTSMHWAVQCKKDQMLEPPDLNNSNNINNEIWTQQTENNEEGLSDGDREQEDVVIPDVKPQPSSNPDSPRFSEANYLHLRFRWSGDAPSELLRKFRNYEI